A region of Candidatus Cetobacterium colombiensis DNA encodes the following proteins:
- a CDS encoding XdhC family protein — MDLNILEKIFEIVKTGKKVALVTLTKSSGSTPRKEGALMGVWEESFIGSIGGGLVESKVINQARESLKENINSNFNYDLTKEAELGMSCGGTVEGYIKVINPKNRIVIVGAGHIGQKLYQVLENSDFERVILDDREEYRTLFSDIKIGNYSKLLEELKENENTYFVIVTKGHLTDEEALESVLKKQSKYIGMIGSRKKVIEIRKNLENKNMIIPEEKFYSPIGLKISDGSPFEIALEIIAEILQVKNKGELMHRRLKY; from the coding sequence ATGGACTTAAATATTTTGGAGAAAATATTTGAAATAGTTAAAACTGGAAAAAAAGTAGCTTTAGTTACACTCACTAAATCATCAGGGTCAACTCCAAGAAAAGAAGGAGCTTTAATGGGAGTTTGGGAAGAGAGTTTTATAGGTAGTATAGGCGGAGGTTTGGTTGAATCAAAAGTTATAAATCAAGCTAGAGAAAGTTTAAAGGAAAATATAAATTCAAATTTCAATTACGATTTAACTAAAGAGGCAGAATTAGGAATGAGCTGTGGTGGAACTGTAGAGGGATATATAAAAGTTATAAACCCTAAAAATAGAATTGTAATAGTTGGAGCTGGACATATTGGACAAAAGCTTTATCAAGTTTTAGAAAACTCAGATTTTGAGAGAGTTATTTTAGATGATAGAGAAGAGTATAGAACTTTATTTTCAGATATAAAAATAGGAAATTATAGTAAACTTCTAGAGGAATTAAAGGAAAATGAAAATACCTATTTTGTAATTGTAACAAAGGGACATTTAACCGATGAAGAAGCTTTAGAAAGTGTTTTGAAAAAACAAAGTAAATATATAGGGATGATTGGAAGTAGAAAAAAAGTTATTGAAATAAGAAAAAATTTAGAAAATAAAAATATGATTATACCAGAAGAAAAATTTTATTCACCAATTGGTTTAAAAATATCTGATGGAAGTCCCTTTGAGATAGCTTTAGAAATTATAGCTGAAATATTACAAGTGAAAAATAAGGGAGAATTAATGCACAGGAGGCTTAAATATTAA
- the moaC gene encoding cyclic pyranopterin monophosphate synthase MoaC: protein MLTHFNKDGKAIMVDVTEKNETKRVAIASGKIIMNSETYKKVKEGKVGKGDVLGVARVAAIMASKKTSELIPMCHPLFLTGIEVKFRCLDEELSIEVKVTAKTEGKTGVEMEALTGATTALLTIYDMCKAMDKKMIINEIKLNKKTGGKSGEFVNE from the coding sequence ATGTTAACTCATTTTAATAAAGATGGCAAAGCAATAATGGTAGATGTAACAGAAAAAAATGAAACAAAAAGAGTAGCTATAGCGAGTGGAAAAATTATAATGAATTCAGAAACCTATAAAAAAGTAAAAGAAGGAAAGGTTGGAAAGGGAGATGTTTTAGGTGTAGCTAGAGTAGCTGCAATAATGGCAAGTAAAAAAACAAGTGAGCTTATTCCAATGTGTCATCCTTTATTTTTAACAGGGATTGAAGTTAAATTTAGATGTTTAGACGAAGAGCTTTCTATTGAAGTTAAAGTTACAGCTAAAACAGAAGGAAAAACTGGTGTTGAGATGGAAGCTTTAACTGGAGCTACAACAGCACTTTTAACAATCTATGATATGTGTAAAGCAATGGATAAAAAAATGATAATTAATGAAATAAAACTTAATAAAAAAACCGGTGGGAAATCAGGAGAGTTTGTAAATGAATGA
- the yqeB gene encoding selenium-dependent molybdenum cofactor biosynthesis protein YqeB: protein MLTIIRGAGDLATGVIFSLYKSGFKLLVLETTKPSAIRRTVAFSECIYCKEKNIEEVKAKKVKNLKEIETCWEKKEIPIIVDEKGDWIHKLKPDIVIDAIIAKKNLGTQKNMAPITIALGPGFVAGKDVDLVIETMRGHNLGKIILTGQAESNTGVPGEIAGVSKERVVYAETSGVFKELKRIGDIVKKGEVIGIIDETPIHSTIDGLLRGIIRSGYKVKKGLKIADIDPRLNQYENCFTISDKARTLGGAVLEGVLTKIMEKGEVNGLKYFGENI from the coding sequence ATGTTAACTATAATAAGAGGAGCTGGAGATCTTGCCACAGGAGTGATTTTTAGTTTATATAAAAGTGGATTTAAGTTATTGGTATTAGAAACAACTAAACCTAGTGCGATTAGAAGAACTGTAGCTTTTTCAGAGTGTATTTATTGTAAAGAGAAAAATATAGAAGAAGTAAAAGCAAAGAAAGTTAAAAATTTAAAAGAAATAGAAACATGTTGGGAAAAAAAAGAGATACCAATAATAGTTGATGAAAAAGGCGACTGGATACACAAATTAAAACCAGATATTGTTATAGATGCAATAATTGCTAAAAAAAATTTAGGAACTCAAAAAAATATGGCCCCTATAACAATAGCCTTAGGACCTGGATTTGTTGCTGGAAAAGATGTAGATTTAGTTATTGAAACTATGAGAGGACATAACTTAGGTAAGATTATTTTAACGGGTCAAGCTGAAAGTAATACTGGAGTTCCGGGAGAAATTGCAGGTGTCTCAAAAGAAAGAGTTGTATATGCAGAAACTTCAGGAGTTTTTAAAGAGTTAAAAAGAATAGGTGATATTGTAAAAAAAGGTGAAGTTATAGGAATAATAGATGAAACTCCGATTCACTCAACTATTGATGGATTGTTAAGAGGGATAATTAGATCTGGTTATAAAGTGAAAAAGGGACTTAAAATAGCTGATATAGATCCAAGATTGAATCAATATGAAAATTGTTTTACAATTTCAGACAAAGCTAGAACTTTAGGGGGAGCAGTATTAGAAGGAGTATTAACTAAAATTATGGAAAAGGGTGAAGTAAATGGACTTAAATATTTTGGAGAAAATATTTGA
- a CDS encoding sodium/glutamate symporter, translating into MNDFLNITAFLSFLLLIGTFVKSKVKILQELFIPASVIGGIIGLFLNSNFLRQYIEILPSKWEGDIRAIPGVLIIPILVSVPLGMKIEKENKIMKNIVNTGGILFLITFTQLFIGYLVNFIFDKFFRIKLYKSFGAELNSAFAGGHGTAGVVARTLKELGSKYWELAQGVTVTLATIGLICGIIFGIYQIKMKSKTSLKKDILTEYKSGHIKDRTKQKSIGQETMLNTTIDTLAYHLAIVFGVSGLAIISLNMLKKLNIPIVSKITVWSYGMLVMFIVWKIMVKKGLDWSIDSKIKTKITGTLTEFAIVAAVATIPLRGVIGYIFPIVCVSLLGFSLTWIIIFKLSQRYFQDYHLERTLAMFGTSTGVFITGLLLLRICDPKLETPVLQDYSLGFSITALLGPILITLCIQLSFIYNYFYPMSLLISLIVFTVIFLEWYNKGVEI; encoded by the coding sequence ATGAATGATTTTCTTAATATAACAGCCTTTTTAAGTTTTCTTTTATTGATAGGAACATTTGTTAAAAGTAAAGTAAAAATATTACAAGAACTATTTATACCTGCTTCTGTAATAGGAGGTATAATTGGACTTTTTTTAAATTCAAATTTTCTTAGACAATATATAGAAATACTTCCATCTAAATGGGAAGGAGATATAAGAGCTATACCAGGAGTATTAATTATTCCTATTTTAGTTTCTGTACCTCTTGGAATGAAAATAGAAAAAGAAAATAAAATAATGAAAAATATTGTGAATACTGGAGGTATTCTATTTCTAATCACTTTTACGCAACTTTTCATAGGCTATTTAGTAAATTTTATTTTTGATAAATTTTTTAGAATTAAATTATATAAAAGTTTTGGAGCTGAATTGAATTCTGCATTTGCAGGAGGGCATGGAACTGCAGGTGTAGTTGCGAGAACCTTAAAAGAATTGGGAAGTAAGTATTGGGAATTAGCTCAAGGAGTTACTGTAACTTTAGCGACAATTGGACTTATTTGTGGAATTATCTTTGGAATATATCAAATAAAAATGAAAAGTAAAACATCTTTGAAAAAAGATATTTTAACAGAGTATAAAAGTGGACATATAAAAGATAGAACAAAGCAAAAATCTATAGGTCAAGAAACTATGTTAAATACAACAATAGATACATTAGCATATCATTTAGCAATAGTATTTGGTGTTTCAGGGTTAGCTATAATTAGTTTAAATATGTTAAAAAAATTAAATATTCCTATAGTATCAAAAATAACAGTTTGGTCTTATGGTATGTTAGTGATGTTTATTGTTTGGAAAATTATGGTAAAAAAAGGATTGGACTGGAGTATTGATTCAAAAATAAAAACCAAAATAACTGGAACTTTAACAGAATTCGCTATTGTAGCTGCAGTAGCAACGATACCTTTAAGAGGTGTAATAGGTTATATTTTTCCAATTGTTTGTGTAAGTTTATTGGGATTTTCATTAACATGGATTATAATTTTTAAATTATCTCAAAGATATTTTCAAGACTATCATTTAGAAAGAACTTTAGCTATGTTTGGAACTTCAACAGGAGTTTTTATAACTGGGTTACTTTTATTAAGGATATGTGATCCAAAATTAGAAACACCAGTTTTACAAGATTATTCATTAGGATTTTCAATAACAGCTCTTTTAGGACCGATATTAATAACTTTATGCATACAATTAAGTTTTATATATAATTATTTTTATCCCATGAGCTTATTGATTAGTTTAATAGTTTTTACTGTAATTTTTTTAGAGTGGTATAATAAAGGAGTGGAGATATAA